Part of the Nitrospirota bacterium genome, GAGAAGGTGGAGTGCTCTCTGAACGGCATCAGGATTGCGAGCAAGGGGCGTACGACCGGCAGGGACAAGGAAGCCAACGAACGGCTGAAGAGGAAGGAGATCAAAGTTGTCGTCGATCTCCATCTCGGCAAGGGGAGCGCGAAAGTGCTGACCTGCGATCTGACCGAGGATTACGTGAAGATCAATGCCGAATACAGGACGTAACTGCCGTAATGCGTGATGCGTAACGAGTGATGAGCGAAAAACAGTTGACTGCATTCGAGTTGAAAGGGAAGGCGCTGCTCTCGGAAAACGGCGAATGTATTCTCGGCGCCGAAGATACCGGCAGCCATGCCTGCTACATGATCTACGGGATATTAAGGCCGGGAGAGGGAGGCAGGCTGGTCAAGCCCGGGAAAGGGCATGAAGAGATGGTCCTTGCTGCCCGGGGGGACATCGAAGTGTCCGGCCGCTTTTCCGGTACGCTGAAAGAGGGCACGGCGTTTCATATAATGGGCGACGACGAGTGTCTTCTCGAAAACAGGGGAGTTGCAGAGGCCTTCTATGTCGTCTCGGGCGGCCACTCCGAGAGCGGCCATCACCATTAAGCGCTACCCCGCCGCTGGGAGTTACTTCTTCTGCGTATGGCAGGTGAAGCACCCGCCGCTGCCGCCGCCCCCGGCATTCATCGTGCTGTAGTTCCACCTGAGCATGTCGGGATAATTGGTGGCATGTGCCGCATGGCAGGATAGGCACATAACCACATCGGAGCCCGGATTTACGACAGGGCTTGGTGCGCCAGGAACCGTTGTTCTGGCAATGGGCGCATCCACGCTGTAAGCGGTATATGCGGCGTATTCCCCGGCGTTAGGCAGTATAACATCGGTCGGGTGCCTTGTGAATGGCGAACTGGCATTTCCGCCGATTCCGCTCAGGTTGTGGAAATTCGGATGACAGGTTGCACAGAATGCGCTCATCGAGCTCTGCGGCTTCAGTTTTAAGGCCCCGGGGCCGTGAGGACCGTTATGACAATCGGAGCATTGTGCGTCGTTCATCAGCGGCGCCGTTGCACCGAAATACTCATTGTGGTTGGCGGCGTCCTTGTTCTGCCACTTATAGGTTCCGTTATTCTCATATCCTTTTACTCCCCACAAAAAGCGATAGCTGTTCGCAACACTGTCGGCGATAGTGAGACTTCCGTCGTCAGTATTGCTATGGTGCGCTCCTTTCAAGCCTGCCGGCGCAGTGCCGTATCGTATGCCGTGGCATCCGAAAGTGCCTGAACAGGAGAGGTTTGTATTGCTGAGGGAGTGTCCGGGATTGCGACCGGGAGGTATGGTCAGGATATCATCAATATTGCCGAGCTCGATTACATTATGCCCCTTTGCGTCGGAAGCGCCGCTCCCCTTACCGCCGGTGATATAGGCGAAGTTCCCTCCTGCCAGATCGGCAGAGGCGTCGTTATGCCATACCTGCGGAATGTTGCTGCCGCCGATAGTGACGATCTTTGCCGTGCCGATTCCGTGGCACCCGAGACACGTCCCTCGGGTCAATCCCCCATAGGGGCCCACGCCTGTCCACGGCTGTCCTGAAGCGCCGTAGGTCGCCATGGCAGCCCCGTTCTGGCTGTTGTGCATGGTGTGGCAGTTGGCGCAGGGGCCGGTGACTTTCGGGTATGAGGCGCTACTAAGAAAAGCCAATAATGAGGAAGCTGCAAAAATTACGAAAAACGCCTGTCTCACCAATATCCCCTGTCTATTATCATTTTTTGCTCGTATGGCAGGTGAAGCACCCGCCGCTGCCGCCGCCTCCGGCTACCATCTGATCATAATCCCATCGAAGCATGTCGGGATAGTTCGATGCATGGGCCATATGGCACGAGAGACACATGACGATATCGGTTCCCGGCGTAACAGTACTGCTGATGCTGTCGGGGACGGTGGTCCTTGCAACCGGCGACTGCACGCTGTATGCTGTATACGCTGAGTACTCGCCGCCGGCGGGCACGACCACATCGGTCGGATGTCTTGTGAACGGCTTCCCGAAGACTATTCCTCTGAGCGGATCTACAGAAAATGTCGTAATTTCCTCCCACACATGGAAGTTTCCGTGGCATGTTGCGCAAAACGAGCTGATGGTCTTGATCTGCGGACGTATCGGGGAGCTGCTGCTTCCCCCTCCTTCATGACATTTTCCCGTACAGCCGCTCTTGAGAGGAGAGGTCGCTCCGAAATACTCATTGTGATTGGCAGCGTCGAAATTCTGCCACTTGTAAGTCCCGTTATTTTCCAATCCCTTTATGCCGTCCAGAAAGCGATAGCTGTTGTAGACCTGGTCGGCAACAGTGCATTTGCCGTCATCCGGGTTCCGGTGATGTGCACCCTTCAGCGCAGGAATACCCGATATCCCGCCGTAATTTACCCGCCTCCCATGACAGCTGTTCGCTCCCGCACAGGTGAAGGCGGCCACGGCGTTGGGGTCATCATCGAGATGGCGGTGCCCGGGCGGATAGGTTAGAACGGAGTCCGCATTTCCGAGGTCGATGATGTTATGTCCCCTGCTGTCGCCGCCGGTTTCTATATATCTGAAATTTCCACCCGCAAGGTCGGTTGTGCCCGAATGATATACCTGGGGAGCGCCGGTAATAGGATCGATATGCGTGCTGAGCCCTTGTCCGTGGCAGCCGAGGCAGCTGCCGCGGGTCAGCGCCTGGCCCTGGCCGGAACCCTTCCACGGCTTGCCGTCGGCTCCGTAGGTCGCCATAGCCTCCCCACTCTGGCTGTTGTGCATTGTATGACAGTTAGCGCACGGACCGGTGACTTTGCCTTCAGGCAGGCTGTAAGCGGCAAGCAGCAGTAAGGCTGTCACCAACACTGCGGCAAGTCTCTTCATCAATCACTCTCCCACAGAGTGGACTTCCCCAAAAAATGATTTTTGCAATTACTGTGCCACTGCATTTTGCAGGCTGCTACTGCCTTCGATTTCATTGATAAGCTGAGATATTTCATCTGTCTGATGATGAATAACGCACTATTTCAGCGGCTTGGCTGTGAATAGCCAGGGGGATTTTACCACTTGCGGGCAGTTCGTGTGAACAGTTCTGTTTTAAACAGTCGTCTGTTTTTATTGCGGCGAGTGTGTGAAATTGCGCAGCAGCAGATAAAGATGTGTGAAATTAAACAGTTTGGCAGCTTCGGGTCGGGTTGATGAGCAGCTATGAGGCGGCAATAGGAGGGCTATCACGTAGTGATGCCGGAAGGCAATAAGGAACATGAAGTGCTCAGCAGCCAGAGAGAGGCACAGGGGCGCACATTACGGTAAAAGATAAAAGATCGCAGGAACGTTGAGTAGAGAGATTACCGGTAAACGACCCGCAGGAATTTCCGCTTTCCGGCCTTGATCAAATACGTCCCTTTGGGAAGCTTTGTGTTCGGATCGGTCACCTTCCGGTCATTGACGCTCACTGCGCCCTGCCTGATCAGGGCTATCGCCTGGCTGCTACTGGCCGATATCTCTGCCTCCTTCATGATCTGGGGCAGCCACAGCTCATCTGCGTCAGGCGGGAATGAGTATTCAGGAATATCTTCGGGGAGGCCCTTGTCCTTGAAGACTTTCTCGAACTCCTCTTCCGCATGAGCCGCGGCCTCTCTGTCCCAATACCGCTCGACGATTTCGAGGGCGAGGCGCTCCTTCGCCTTTTTGGGATGCACGGCGCCTGACTTCAGCCCCTCTTTCAACGCCTTCAGCTCTTCCATGCTGATGTGGCTCAGGAGCTCGTAGTACTTGATCATCAGCTCGTCGCTGATGGACATGAGCTTGCCGTACATGTCTTTGGGCGCATCGAAGATGCCGACATAGTTGCCGAGGCTCTTCGACATCTTTTTTATCCCGTCGAGTCCTTCCAGGAGCGGCATGATCACGAGCGCCTGCGGCGCCTGACCGTACTCCTGCTGCAGCTCCCTGCCCATGAGGAGATTGAACCGCTGGTCCGTTCCCCCGAGCTCCACGTCTGCTTCGAGAGCGACGGAATCGTAGCCCTGCAGCAGGGGATACATGAATTCGTGTATGCCGATGGGGCTCTGGCTGGTGAACCGCTGCTTGAAGTCCTCCCGTTCGAGCATCCGTGCTACGGTCTGCTTTGCGAGGAGCCTCACGATCTCCATGGGCGTCAGGCTCATCAGCCATTCGCTGTTGAACCTGATGACCGTCTTTTCGGGGTCGAGGATCTTGTACACCTGCTCTTTGTAGGTCTCGGCGTTCCTGAGGACATCCTCCCGCGTGAGCGGCTTTCTCGTCTCGGACTTGCCGGTCGGGTCGCCGATCATGCCGGTGAAATCGCCGATCAGAAAGACGATCTCGTGGCCCAGCTCCTGGAACTGGCGCATCTTTTCGAGCAGCACGGTATGGCCGAGATGGATGTCGGGAGCGGTCGGATCGAAGCCCGCCTTGATGCGCAGGGGCTTATTCTCTCTGAATGATTTTTCGAGCTTCTTGAGGAGCTCCTTCTCGAGGATGATCTCGACGACGCCTCTCTTGATGAGCTCGAGCTGTTTCTCGGGTGCAAGCATAGCAGATATAATAAAATGTGCGGGTGTCCGAGGTCAAATCACCCCTTTGTCAAGCAGTTGGGGAAGGGGAGGGGCACTGCCGCCGCTGCCCGGGATATTCGTTTTCCTAAAACCGCCATGCAATGCCCGCAAGCATCGTGTAGTCGGTTTCAGCGTTATTCAATCCTCCTTTAATGCCGAGATTTACTGCAAAGGTGTCCGTTACCTCGTAGTTAAACCCTCCAAGTATAAATGCAGGGGAGGACCTTGACATTCTGCCGGTATTGGTTTGGATTCCCGTATTGGCAATGAATCTTAATTTTTTGGTGAGGGGCAATTCCCCGGAAAGTGAGGCGTACCAGATATCTTTTCGCTCATCGACTTTATTTTCATTTCTCGTATAGGCGAGATTCAGATGAAACAACAAAGGATGGATTTCCTTTGTAGTAATAAAGAAAATGCCGTACGCTGCTCTTCCTGCGCCAAGTCCCTTTTCATCGTCACCCGTGGGAAGCGAAATGCCCGGTTTCACAGCGAGGCTCAGTCCGTCCTTTTCATAAAATCTCCATTTCAGTTCCAGTGCCATGTCGGCAATGCCGTCTTCCTTCTGTATGGTGACACCGTCTTCCGTAACCTTGTTCCAGGCATAAGGCAATGTTAAGATGACATCTATTTTTTCCGTCACTCCATAGGAAACTATCGATTGAAGCTCTGTCCCCGTCTCCTTCGTTGTCACGCCATCGGCTGTTTCCTTGTCAAGGGAGAGCTCACTGTTAACTTCGATAAGCAGGTGTCCTTTCCCCTGTGTCCCCGTATCATTGGTTATCAAGATGTCTTTTGCAGACGAGATTCCTGCTGTCGCAGCAACAATCAACACAACGAAAACCATCAGACCTTTTTTAAGCATTTGTTTCAGTTCTCCTCATCTATTTCGCAAGAGGCAATGTCAGCAAAGTATCACCCTCCCTGAGCTGAATAACGGCAGGACTA contains:
- the tyrS gene encoding tyrosine--tRNA ligase, with translation MLAPEKQLELIKRGVVEIILEKELLKKLEKSFRENKPLRIKAGFDPTAPDIHLGHTVLLEKMRQFQELGHEIVFLIGDFTGMIGDPTGKSETRKPLTREDVLRNAETYKEQVYKILDPEKTVIRFNSEWLMSLTPMEIVRLLAKQTVARMLEREDFKQRFTSQSPIGIHEFMYPLLQGYDSVALEADVELGGTDQRFNLLMGRELQQEYGQAPQALVIMPLLEGLDGIKKMSKSLGNYVGIFDAPKDMYGKLMSISDELMIKYYELLSHISMEELKALKEGLKSGAVHPKKAKERLALEIVERYWDREAAAHAEEEFEKVFKDKGLPEDIPEYSFPPDADELWLPQIMKEAEISASSSQAIALIRQGAVSVNDRKVTDPNTKLPKGTYLIKAGKRKFLRVVYR
- a CDS encoding transporter yields the protein MLKKGLMVFVVLIVAATAGISSAKDILITNDTGTQGKGHLLIEVNSELSLDKETADGVTTKETGTELQSIVSYGVTEKIDVILTLPYAWNKVTEDGVTIQKEDGIADMALELKWRFYEKDGLSLAVKPGISLPTGDDEKGLGAGRAAYGIFFITTKEIHPLLFHLNLAYTRNENKVDERKDIWYASLSGELPLTKKLRFIANTGIQTNTGRMSRSSPAFILGGFNYEVTDTFAVNLGIKGGLNNAETDYTMLAGIAWRF
- a CDS encoding cytochrome c3 family protein; the encoded protein is MRQAFFVIFAASSLLAFLSSASYPKVTGPCANCHTMHNSQNGAAMATYGASGQPWTGVGPYGGLTRGTCLGCHGIGTAKIVTIGGSNIPQVWHNDASADLAGGNFAYITGGKGSGASDAKGHNVIELGNIDDILTIPPGRNPGHSLSNTNLSCSGTFGCHGIRYGTAPAGLKGAHHSNTDDGSLTIADSVANSYRFLWGVKGYENNGTYKWQNKDAANHNEYFGATAPLMNDAQCSDCHNGPHGPGALKLKPQSSMSAFCATCHPNFHNLSGIGGNASSPFTRHPTDVILPNAGEYAAYTAYSVDAPIARTTVPGAPSPVVNPGSDVVMCLSCHAAHATNYPDMLRWNYSTMNAGGGGSGGCFTCHTQKK
- a CDS encoding cytochrome c3 family protein produces the protein MATYGADGKPWKGSGQGQALTRGSCLGCHGQGLSTHIDPITGAPQVYHSGTTDLAGGNFRYIETGGDSRGHNIIDLGNADSVLTYPPGHRHLDDDPNAVAAFTCAGANSCHGRRVNYGGISGIPALKGAHHRNPDDGKCTVADQVYNSYRFLDGIKGLENNGTYKWQNFDAANHNEYFGATSPLKSGCTGKCHEGGGSSSSPIRPQIKTISSFCATCHGNFHVWEEITTFSVDPLRGIVFGKPFTRHPTDVVVPAGGEYSAYTAYSVQSPVARTTVPDSISSTVTPGTDIVMCLSCHMAHASNYPDMLRWDYDQMVAGGGGSGGCFTCHTSKK